The following are from one region of the Halodesulfurarchaeum sp. HSR-GB genome:
- a CDS encoding NEW3 domain-containing protein yields the protein MKRLLPLLFVLVIGLTVASVPVAAQIEPDIDATVSEPSVAPGQTQQVVVTFTNDDDDAPPARVVTAEMESGSTPMTVRSGTKFIEPIAYGQPVTGSFTVEVPEDVEPGTYDLEIDLEYEYGPVNNTGWKTVDAEVVVEDRAHFAVESVNGTVPSGGTNELAVNLKNVGTQTAHDASVQTTAQGTGLRVGGQSEMVTQFVAEWEPGETRTVTVDATAVSGTNPGTHAIQSVVEYEKPNGIDMTAIPATAEVLVTEARSFDVTALDSTLRVGERGEVVATLRNTGPREMTDAVLELGQTGPAVQLEMSQYGVGTIPVGETRTVTLPITIAPTAEPTPQRLSLALSYADADGNLQRTGETTVMAPVGSERDRFVLERTDSTLRVGEEGVLELAVTNNGSAVEDLVLSLPGAGQNVHPLETEYAIGAMAANESTTVRYPIEVSSNAEAIPRQLSFQVQYEEDDRDFEMGPYNVRTAIEPQKDRFDITATNATVAAGESGEITVELTNTGELPVSDVNPKIFADDPLSADDDEGYISALKPGESSTVTFEVAVGAGALTKDYPLSMDVQYEEGGDTKLTETVQVPVTVTEQEGGGFLPIVAVLVGIALLAGGGYWYRRR from the coding sequence ATGAAACGACTTCTCCCCCTGCTTTTCGTTCTCGTTATCGGTTTGACTGTCGCCTCAGTTCCGGTCGCAGCACAGATCGAACCCGACATCGACGCGACGGTTTCCGAGCCTTCGGTCGCGCCCGGTCAGACCCAACAGGTCGTGGTGACGTTCACGAACGACGACGATGACGCACCCCCGGCCCGGGTGGTGACCGCCGAAATGGAGAGCGGTTCGACCCCGATGACCGTTCGTTCGGGCACGAAATTCATCGAGCCGATTGCTTACGGACAGCCAGTGACCGGTTCATTCACGGTCGAAGTCCCGGAAGATGTCGAGCCGGGAACCTACGATCTTGAGATCGATCTCGAATACGAGTACGGGCCCGTCAACAACACCGGCTGGAAAACTGTCGACGCAGAGGTCGTCGTCGAAGATCGGGCCCACTTCGCCGTGGAATCGGTGAACGGAACTGTCCCGTCGGGCGGGACGAACGAACTCGCAGTGAACCTCAAGAACGTCGGCACCCAGACGGCCCACGACGCGAGCGTGCAGACGACCGCACAGGGAACTGGGTTGCGTGTCGGTGGCCAGTCCGAGATGGTAACCCAGTTCGTCGCGGAGTGGGAGCCGGGGGAGACCCGAACGGTGACTGTCGACGCCACCGCAGTTTCCGGAACGAATCCCGGCACGCACGCGATTCAAAGTGTGGTCGAGTACGAGAAGCCCAACGGAATCGATATGACCGCGATCCCCGCCACGGCAGAAGTGCTCGTCACCGAGGCCCGGTCGTTCGACGTCACCGCTCTGGACAGCACGTTACGGGTCGGTGAACGTGGCGAGGTCGTCGCAACGCTGCGCAACACGGGGCCCCGAGAGATGACAGACGCAGTCCTCGAACTGGGACAGACCGGACCGGCCGTCCAACTAGAGATGTCCCAGTATGGCGTCGGAACCATCCCCGTCGGTGAGACCCGGACCGTGACCCTGCCGATTACGATCGCACCCACGGCCGAACCAACACCCCAGCGACTCTCGCTCGCGCTCTCCTATGCGGACGCGGACGGCAACTTGCAGCGAACCGGCGAGACGACTGTCATGGCACCGGTCGGGTCCGAGCGAGATCGGTTCGTCCTCGAACGGACCGATTCGACACTCCGGGTCGGCGAAGAAGGGGTGCTCGAACTCGCAGTCACCAACAACGGATCGGCCGTCGAGGACCTGGTACTCAGCCTGCCCGGGGCCGGACAGAACGTCCATCCCCTGGAAACCGAATACGCGATCGGGGCAATGGCCGCAAACGAGTCCACGACGGTCCGATACCCGATCGAGGTCTCCTCGAACGCCGAAGCGATCCCCCGACAGCTTTCCTTCCAGGTCCAGTACGAGGAGGACGACCGTGACTTCGAGATGGGGCCCTACAACGTTCGAACGGCGATCGAACCGCAGAAAGATCGGTTCGACATTACGGCCACGAACGCCACGGTCGCGGCCGGCGAGAGTGGGGAGATCACCGTGGAACTGACCAACACCGGGGAGTTGCCCGTCAGCGACGTCAACCCGAAGATCTTTGCGGACGACCCGCTCTCGGCCGATGACGACGAGGGCTACATCAGCGCACTCAAGCCGGGCGAATCCTCGACGGTGACCTTCGAGGTCGCCGTGGGGGCGGGCGCGCTGACGAAGGACTATCCGCTGTCGATGGACGTGCAGTACGAGGAGGGCGGGGATACGAAGCTCACGGAAACCGTCCAGGTTCCGGTCACCGTCACGGAACAGGAGGGCGGGGGCTTCCTGCCGATCGTCGCCGTCCTCGTGGGAATCGCTCTGCTTGCCGGTGGCGGCTACTGGTATCGCCGTCGCTGA